A window from Acropora palmata chromosome 14, jaAcrPala1.3, whole genome shotgun sequence encodes these proteins:
- the LOC141865531 gene encoding transient receptor potential cation channel subfamily V member 4-like isoform X2, with product MAEANKKFTAIHMDEKNPISVRHDLEEPFNEDFWLKVQEKFNSCTGISWNRAMDEVRTDRLITKHGRDTILVIIRDWPASKKYKEKPELVASLEYLISRFTEIILERDRDKEYKFYRVEEDPAGPTLLHLAAEQNFVHVAKLLVEKYPALVYLETEQMENKRGYLPVEKALMSYKDETAAYLISQMKHDWVYELFLYDDELNRAKFSFGHFISHKNLKTGQLDMTKTVNSVLDRLVNPHWPYLPEKTRELSETSDRIDLAWSSVPDDPLNYDFLYHLLEVDEQGRQPKIDEHTPNEMFNRNSVSCLRRIAESKDKKAIQHPVVRMLIMRKWNKFGHWWFCVQAAFYTLFLTVLSYALIYGSTQDDPTKYSGKANGLRLFCEVLTVIFLMFFFFEEVNEAEREWQTYFKDPYNYFDWLGLILTFLVIPLRLAKVKFQWSLAGLGYLFNFLRLFKFSCVSRTTGLYTKTLAKIIYRDMIRFGVVFFIVFLGFCGALFMILKATDNQDLFLSYGWLMLAAVRALVEQQPAEEDYSKFNWLAILIILAYMAMVIVILLNVLIAQLSDTYSEAKRNAKLQYSIDRMVIVTRLEHSRFARFNLRVKHYQEGDRVSETTLVKEMLEYNDERRPWETMEEKLSLIRNLMRRVVGKVSDKME from the exons ATGGCTGAAGCGAATAAAAAATTCACAGCGATCCACATGGATGAAAAGAATCCTATCAGCGTACGACACGACTTGGAAGAGCCTTTCAACGAAGACTTTTGGTTGAAG GTACAAGAAAAATTTAACTCTTGTACTGGCATATCATGGAATAGAGCGATGGATGAAGTTCGCACAGATCGACTGATTACCAAGCATGGGAGAGATACTATACTTGTTATTATACGAGATTGGCCAGCTAGCaagaaatacaaagaaaaaccaGAATTGGTGGCCagtctggaatatttg ATTAGCCGTTTCACGGAAATAATTTTGGAAAGAGACAGAGATAAAGAATACAAATTCTATCGTGTTGAGGAAGACCCTGCTGGCCCAACACTGCTTCATCTCGCAGCAGAACAGAATTTCGTCCATGTTGCAAAATTGCTTGTTGAAAAGTATCCTGCTCTTGTTTATTTAGAAACTGAACAAATGGAGAATAAGCGAGGATATTTACCTGTTGAAAAGGCATTGATGTCATACAAGGACGAAACTGCAGCTTATCTTATATCTCAAATGAAACATGACTG gGTGTATGAGCTTTTCTTGTATGATGATGAGCTGAACAGAGCAAAGTTTAGTTTTGGTCATTTTATCAGCCATAAAAATCTGAAGACAGGCCAGCTTGACATGACG AAAACTGTTAACTCTGTACTTGATCGCCTGGTCAATCCTCATTGGCCCTATCTACCTGAGAAAACCAGGGAATTGAGCGAGACCAGTGACCGTATTGATCTTGCATGGAGCAGTGTCCCGGATGATCCGTTGAACTACGACTTCTTGTACCACTTGTTGGAGGTCGATGAACAAGGAAGACAACCGAAGATTGACGAGCACACTCCAAATGAAATGTTCAACCGAAATTCGGTGTCATGTCTCCGGCGAATTGCTGAGAGTAAAGATAAG AAAGCAATTCAACATCCTGTGGTGCGAATGCTGATTATGAGGAAGTGGAACAAGTTTGGCCATTGGTGGTTTTG CGTTCAAGCAGCATTCTATACGCTTTTCTTGACTGTGTTGTCTTATGCACTCATATATGGTTCGACTCAAGATGATCCCACAAAGTACAGTGGCAAAGCCAATGGCCTGCGCTTGTTCTGTGAAGTTCTCACGGTCATTTTccttatgtttttctttttcgaggAGGTCAACGAAGCAGAAAG gGAGTGGCAAACATATTTCAAGGATCCATATAACTATTTTGACTGGCTCGGTTTGATCTTAACGTTCTTGGTGATTCCTCTTCGTTTGGCTAAAGTCAAATTTCAATGGAGTTTGGCTGGTCTCGGATACTTGTTCAATTTCCTTCGACTCTTCAAGTTTTCTTGCGTTTCAAG aaccaCTGGTTTATACACTAAAACGCTGGCTAAAATTATCTATCGGGATATGATTCGCTTCGGCGTGGTGTTTTTCATCGTGTTTCTAGGATTCTGCGGCGCCTTGTTCATGATTCTGAAAGCGACTGACAATCAAGATCTGTTTTT GAGTTACGGCTGGTTGATGTTGGCTGCTGTTCGAGCTCTGGTTGAGCAACAACCTGCAGAGGAAGACTATTCTAAGTTCAA TTGGCTGGCGATTCTGATTATCCTTGCTTACATGGCCATGGTTATTGTGATTCTCCTGAATGTACTCATTGCTCAGCTGAGCGACACATATAGCGAGGCTAAGAGAAACGCAAAGCTGCAATACTCCATCGACAGAATGGTAATTGTAACGCGCTTGGAGCACAGCAGATTTGCACGATTC aaTCTGCGGGTCAAACACTATCAAGAGGGCGACAGGGTGAGCGAAACAACCCTTGTCAAAG agaTGCTTGAATACAACGACGAGCGGCGACCGTGGGAAACAATGGAGGAGAAATTGAGTCTTATCAG gAATTTGATGAGAAGAGTGGTGGGGAAAGTCTCAGACAAAATGGAATGA
- the LOC141865531 gene encoding transient receptor potential cation channel subfamily V member 4-like isoform X1, with the protein MAEANKKFTAIHMDEKNPISVRHDLEEPFNEDFWLKVQEKFNSCTGISWNRAMDEVRTDRLITKHGRDTILVIIRDWPASKKYKEKPELVASLEYLISRFTEIILERDRDKEYKFYRVEEDPAGPTLLHLAAEQNFVHVAKLLVEKYPALVYLETEQMENKRGYLPVEKALMSYKDETAAYLISQMKHDWVYELFLYDDELNRAKFSFGHFISHKNLKTGQLDMTKTVNSVLDRLVNPHWPYLPEKTRELSETSDRIDLAWSSVPDDPLNYDFLYHLLEVDEQGRQPKIDEHTPNEMFNRNSVSCLRRIAESKDKKAIQHPVVRMLIMRKWNKFGHWWFCVQAAFYTLFLTVLSYALIYGSTQDDPTKYSGKANGLRLFCEVLTVIFLMFFFFEEVNEAEREWQTYFKDPYNYFDWLGLILTFLVIPLRLAKVKFQWSLAGLGYLFNFLRLFKFSCVSRYCIQEKESGTTGLYTKTLAKIIYRDMIRFGVVFFIVFLGFCGALFMILKATDNQDLFLSYGWLMLAAVRALVEQQPAEEDYSKFNWLAILIILAYMAMVIVILLNVLIAQLSDTYSEAKRNAKLQYSIDRMVIVTRLEHSRFARFNLRVKHYQEGDRVSETTLVKEMLEYNDERRPWETMEEKLSLIRNLMRRVVGKVSDKME; encoded by the exons ATGGCTGAAGCGAATAAAAAATTCACAGCGATCCACATGGATGAAAAGAATCCTATCAGCGTACGACACGACTTGGAAGAGCCTTTCAACGAAGACTTTTGGTTGAAG GTACAAGAAAAATTTAACTCTTGTACTGGCATATCATGGAATAGAGCGATGGATGAAGTTCGCACAGATCGACTGATTACCAAGCATGGGAGAGATACTATACTTGTTATTATACGAGATTGGCCAGCTAGCaagaaatacaaagaaaaaccaGAATTGGTGGCCagtctggaatatttg ATTAGCCGTTTCACGGAAATAATTTTGGAAAGAGACAGAGATAAAGAATACAAATTCTATCGTGTTGAGGAAGACCCTGCTGGCCCAACACTGCTTCATCTCGCAGCAGAACAGAATTTCGTCCATGTTGCAAAATTGCTTGTTGAAAAGTATCCTGCTCTTGTTTATTTAGAAACTGAACAAATGGAGAATAAGCGAGGATATTTACCTGTTGAAAAGGCATTGATGTCATACAAGGACGAAACTGCAGCTTATCTTATATCTCAAATGAAACATGACTG gGTGTATGAGCTTTTCTTGTATGATGATGAGCTGAACAGAGCAAAGTTTAGTTTTGGTCATTTTATCAGCCATAAAAATCTGAAGACAGGCCAGCTTGACATGACG AAAACTGTTAACTCTGTACTTGATCGCCTGGTCAATCCTCATTGGCCCTATCTACCTGAGAAAACCAGGGAATTGAGCGAGACCAGTGACCGTATTGATCTTGCATGGAGCAGTGTCCCGGATGATCCGTTGAACTACGACTTCTTGTACCACTTGTTGGAGGTCGATGAACAAGGAAGACAACCGAAGATTGACGAGCACACTCCAAATGAAATGTTCAACCGAAATTCGGTGTCATGTCTCCGGCGAATTGCTGAGAGTAAAGATAAG AAAGCAATTCAACATCCTGTGGTGCGAATGCTGATTATGAGGAAGTGGAACAAGTTTGGCCATTGGTGGTTTTG CGTTCAAGCAGCATTCTATACGCTTTTCTTGACTGTGTTGTCTTATGCACTCATATATGGTTCGACTCAAGATGATCCCACAAAGTACAGTGGCAAAGCCAATGGCCTGCGCTTGTTCTGTGAAGTTCTCACGGTCATTTTccttatgtttttctttttcgaggAGGTCAACGAAGCAGAAAG gGAGTGGCAAACATATTTCAAGGATCCATATAACTATTTTGACTGGCTCGGTTTGATCTTAACGTTCTTGGTGATTCCTCTTCGTTTGGCTAAAGTCAAATTTCAATGGAGTTTGGCTGGTCTCGGATACTTGTTCAATTTCCTTCGACTCTTCAAGTTTTCTTGCGTTTCAAGGTACTGtattcaagaaaaagaaagcgg aaccaCTGGTTTATACACTAAAACGCTGGCTAAAATTATCTATCGGGATATGATTCGCTTCGGCGTGGTGTTTTTCATCGTGTTTCTAGGATTCTGCGGCGCCTTGTTCATGATTCTGAAAGCGACTGACAATCAAGATCTGTTTTT GAGTTACGGCTGGTTGATGTTGGCTGCTGTTCGAGCTCTGGTTGAGCAACAACCTGCAGAGGAAGACTATTCTAAGTTCAA TTGGCTGGCGATTCTGATTATCCTTGCTTACATGGCCATGGTTATTGTGATTCTCCTGAATGTACTCATTGCTCAGCTGAGCGACACATATAGCGAGGCTAAGAGAAACGCAAAGCTGCAATACTCCATCGACAGAATGGTAATTGTAACGCGCTTGGAGCACAGCAGATTTGCACGATTC aaTCTGCGGGTCAAACACTATCAAGAGGGCGACAGGGTGAGCGAAACAACCCTTGTCAAAG agaTGCTTGAATACAACGACGAGCGGCGACCGTGGGAAACAATGGAGGAGAAATTGAGTCTTATCAG gAATTTGATGAGAAGAGTGGTGGGGAAAGTCTCAGACAAAATGGAATGA
- the LOC141865530 gene encoding importin-13-like, giving the protein MSFTEEELQRLLFQSEQALLALYSGQNQNERDVAHKWLLTTQKSPQAWQLCWRLMQRDKAPEIQFFGASMLHFKISKNWNDLQEEHYSSLRSEIFRHILLFSSGPRIVLTRLCIALGAFALNTMPDHWNSAISEIIKILQNAAANSSQGEVWPISMLEILTVLPEEFHSGDFLPLRKQALRGEMNSGLPQVLQVIQKYLSPSHSVPVQQQTLKCLISWVQFGVTIMDLENVLPVVFEATRNPELFDTTVDLLVEIATHPSGSSYPTHMWKFLSNVLLLGDPLRTALQSGDMDTSNGLCRVLVSLAESHMRLLLSADNEERELQAFSLVQLLLECTGAPGCFPTDEQCSEMTFNFWYTLQDDILTQEPSLMAKHKAMYGPVMLSLCQVLTRKVQYPPEDIWQGFTTDEKEQFRCYRQDIADTMMYVFCLLRGHCLQQFCHILSTLLSGEAKPSWQSVDATLYLVQAVSEYVEPNEESYIPAILSMLPRLPDNSYVSQTALLMVGSYSEWLKCHPDHLRSVLPVLLGGLSQEQLASASTQALRDICEECVQDMEPSILLEILSHCQAALCGSVMKERERIRCVECIGHVLSVQAAATAIDRVRSIFNPYCEGLARLVQHQVSPELKDNLQYHLQVFMVLFKCLDPDSIENNTHPAAIVLNDILPSLKSMGHWLRESQIQQSFCLCLERAMGTIRDHMGVTLVSSLAELIVGYYNASPSSELLDSASTLVGMYGMVDEHKQTMLFVFQKMTSSTLQLLQHNFREHPDILQSFLQFANRSLKSNPKLVFEPDNRHVNIFQCGLATLDVQESHTVRAACSFFSTFITASENQETAKNTLSEYGPYLVSQVVKGIAGGVPRQCIDHMAEILFALNRHDISLLSRWMQDVMQVEGFPSSLVSLTQKQDFVKAVLKERAHRRRVKDSVKEFSLLCRGLYGTAYVS; this is encoded by the exons ATGAGTTTCACTGAAGAAGAGCTGCAAAGATTGCTTTTTCAATCTGAGcag GCATTACTAGCCCTTTATAGTggacaaaatcaaaatgaacGAGATGTGGCACACAAGTGGTTATTAACAACGCAAAAGTCGCCTCAAGCCTGGCAGCTATGTTGGCGTCTTATGCAGAGAGATAAG GCTCCAGAAATTCAATTCTTTGGGGCATCCATGCTTCACTTCAAGATTTCCAAGAATTG GAATGATCTTCAGGAAGAGCATTACAGTAGTCTGAGGTCAGAAATCTTTAGacatattttattgttttcatccGGGCCAAGGATAGTATTGACAAGGCTTTGCATAGCA CTTGGTGCATTTGCACTGAATACCATGCCTGATCACTGGAATAGCGCTATAAGTGAAATCATAAAAATACTTCAGAATGCTGCAGCCAATTCTTCACAG GGTGAAGTGTGGCCCATTTCAATGCTGGAGATTCTCACCGTACTCCCGGAAGAG TTTCATTCGGGAGATTTCTTACCTTTACGAAAGCAAGCTCTAAGAGGAGAAATGAACAGTGGATTACCCCAAG TGCTTCAAGTTATCCAGAAGTATTTATCACCTTCGCATTCAGTTCCAGTGCAACAACAG acaCTGAAATGTCTAATCAGTTGGGTACAGTTTGGTGTGACAATTatggatcttgaaaatgttctgCCAGTAGTGTTTGAAGCAACTCGCAATCCAGAGTTATTTGATACTACTGTAGACTTGCTTGTTGAAATTGCTACACACCCATCAGGATCGAG TTACCCAACACATATGTGGAAGTTTTTGTCCAATGTCCTATTGCTTGGTGATCCATTAAGGACAGCTTTACAATCAGGGGACATG GACACCTCAAATGGATTGTGTCGCGTGTTGGTCTCATTAGCTGAGAGCCACATGAGGCTTCTTCTCTCAGCTGACAACGAAGAGCGAGAGTTGCAAGCATTTTCTCTTGTGCAGTTGTTATTG gAATGCACAGGAGCACCAGGGTGCTTTCCTACAGATGAACAGTGCAGCGAAATGACTTTCAACTTTTGGTACACACTACAG gaTGATATTTTAACTCAAGAACCAAGTTTGATGGCAAAACACAAAGCTATGTATGGGCCTGTAATGCTTTCCCTTTGTCAG GTGCTAACAAGAAAGGTGCAGTACCCTCCAGAGGACATTTGGCAAGGATTTACAACAG ATGAAAAAGAACAGTTCAGATGTTACAGACAAGATATTGCAGACACAATG aTGTATGTCTTTTGTTTGCTGAGAGGACATTGTTTGCAGCAATTTTGTCATATTTTATCGACACTACTCTCTGGGGAGGCAAAGCCGTCTTGGCAG TCCGTGGATGCGACTCTGTATTTAGTTCAAGCGGTATCCGAATATGTTGAACCCAACGAAGAAAGCTATATCCCTGCAATTCTGTCCATGTTACCGAGACTGCCTGATAATTCGTATGTCTCACAGACAGCTCTGCTGATGGTTG GTTCTTACTCTGAGTGGCTGAAATGTCATCCTGATCATCTGCGCTCAGTTCTTCCCGTTCTTCTTGGAGGCTTGTCCCAGGAACAACTCGCTTCAGCATCCACCCAGGCTTTGCGCGACATTTGTGAGGAGTGCGTCCAAGATATGGAGCCTAGTATTCTTTTGGAAATCCTCTCGCACTGCCAGGCAGCTTTATGTGGTTCTGTTATGAAA GAGCGTGAGCGAATTCGTTGTGTCGAGTGCATTGGCCATGTGTTGTCAGTACAAGCCGCTGCAACCGCCATAGACCGAGTGCGATCAATATTTAATCCATATTGTGAAGGATTAGCTCGGCTAGTACAGCATCAG GTGTCTCCAGAACTTAAAGATAATCTGCAATATCACCTTCAAGTTTTCATGGTACTTTTCAAGTGCTTGGACCCTGACAGTATTGAAAATAACACCCATCCA GCCGCCATTGTATTAAATGACATTTTACCGTCACTAAAATCCATGGGTCATTGGTTGCGGGAAAGTCAAATACAACAG TCGTTCTGCTTGTGCTtggaaagagcgatgggtacAATAAGAGATCACATGGGCGTGACACTGGTATCGAGCCTCGCTGAATTGATTGTTGGATATTACAATGCTTCTCCTAGCAGCGAGCTGCTGGATTCTGCTTCCACG TTAGTGGGTATGTACGGTATGGTGGATGAACATAAGCAAACAATGTTGTTTGtgtttcaaaaaatgacatcTTCCACGCTCCAGCTACTTCAGCACA ACTTCCGAGAGCATCCGGATATTCTTCAGTCATTCCTGCAATTTGCTAATCGC AGTTTAAAGAGTAACCCAAAGTTAGTGTTTGAACCAGACAACCGTCatgtaaacatttttcaatGCG gCTTGGCCACCCTTGATGTTCAAGAGAGTCACACTGTGAGAGCGGCGTGTAGTTTCTTT TCCACGTTTATCACCGCTTCTGAAAATCAAGAAACAGCAAAGAACACTTTGTCTGAATATGGACCATATCTTGTCAGTCAAGTTGTGAAG GGAATTGCAGGAGGTGTTCCTCGACAATGCATTGATCACATGGCGGAAATCCTGTTCGCGTTGAACAGACATGACATATCTCTGTTGTCACGCTGGATGCAG GATGTAATGCAGGTTGAAGGATTTCCCTCGAGTTTGGTTTCTTTGACTCAAAAGCAAGACTTTGTCAAGGCTGTATTAAA GGAAAGAGCTCATCGAAGAAGAGTCAAGGATTCTGTCAAGGAATTCTCTCTGCTGTGCAGAGGGCTTTATGGGACCGCTTACGTCAGTTAA
- the LOC141865533 gene encoding uncharacterized protein LOC141865533, with the protein MGNIRSTKKKHNIQAEPHGQQSQGKNLNTTKKILLLHKSDPKQLKIVKYFRDALTAKANGSVRVTDFVNIADGGKKSISLSWLDKLNNFVLICLTSEAIEQLEKIVREKRLVDEEGHLHGKVFSVSFGESPTGWPPEGLKKGSLDAKDFHFGFPDIETLQPRDFEESDKMSALVAAIRGTN; encoded by the coding sequence ATGGGAAACATACGGTCAACTAAGAAAAAACACAATATACAAGCAGAGCCTCACGGGCAGCAGTCACAAGGAAAGAACCTGAACACCACGAAGAAAATCCTTCTCCTTCATAAATCCGATCCGAAGCAGTTGAAaattgtgaaatattttcGCGATGCTCTTACAGCAAAAGCAAATGGAAGCGTTCGTGTGACGGATTTTGTGAACATCGCCGATGGAGGAAAAAAATCCATAAGTTTGTCGTGGCTTgacaaattaaataattttgttttaatttgtctCACATCTGAGGCCATTGAGCAATTGGAGAAGATTGTTCGCGAGAAGCGACTCGTGGATGAAGAGGGACATCTTCATGGGAAGGTGTTCAGTGTTTCGTTTGGAGAAAGTCCCACTGGGTGGCCACCAGAGGGACTTAAAAAGGGATCATTGGATGCAAAAGATTTCCATTTTGGATTTCCTGACATCGAGACGCTTCAACCACGAGATTTCGAGGAATCAGATAAAATGTCTGCTCTCGTTGCAGCCATAAGAGGAACAAACTAA